The DNA window CGCCTGGGTCTCTGAGCAGCCGCTCGGTGATGGCCTGGAGCAGCGCGGCGCTCTCTCGGGAGCGCTCGTCTTCGCTCTTCAGCGCGCTGACGGCCTTCAGGTCACGCAGCAGCTCGGCGAGCGGGCGTGGATCGTCGGCGCCAGCGTCTTGCGGGAAGACGTGGGAGAGCGGGTGCTCGTCGAGTTCGCGCCAGTTCACGACGCCCTCGTCGGTCGCTCCCTCGGCTGTGGTCTCGCTCCAGGTGACCACGAGCCGGCCGTCGTGACGGGCGTTGACGCCGCCTCGTTCCTTCACGCCGGGCCCGCCGTAGGTCAGGTCGAGCCGCTCCTCCGCCGTGCTGGTCCGCGCCCAGCCGTCGTCGTCCACCTCGATGGTGAGCGTCGAGCGCGGTGTGACGCCGAGGTCCGCGCCGACGGTCATGCGACCCTGGGGAGAGGCCACGGCGAGGTACCTCCGCTTCTCGATCGTGACGGCGTTCCCCTCGACGACATAGCCCGCGAGGAACTCGCCGGTGACGTCCTGCTGGATCCCTTCCCAGCGATGCATCCCCGCCGTCGAGGGGAAGACCACCTGCATCGCCGCCGGGATCTGCTTGAGGGCGAGCGCGACGTTCTGCTCCGTGGTGAGGCCCTGCGGCATGCGGACGCCCTCGATGCGTCCCGTGCGCGAGATCCGGAGGACGAGCGGCGTCGCAAGGAGGGCGCGCATCCGGGCGCCGAGCGAACCCTGGTCCGTGACCACGGGCTCACCCGGGACCTCGATGCGGATCTTCCGTGGGGTGAGCGCGGCGCGCACGATGGCGTGCTCTTGCTGCTCGGCGATCACGTCGAGGCGGTAGCTGCCCTCGATGTCCACCTTCAGCGTTTGCGGAGGCACCTTCACCGAAGGATCGAGCAGCGCTCCGGCGTCGACCCGGAGCTTGCTCGACGAGGTGACTTCGTAGCGGCGCGTCGCGCCCACCTTCCACCGCAGCTTGCGGGCGCCCGTCACCGTCGCGGCGGTCGCCTGGGGGGGTCGTGCTTGCGACGCATGAGATGCCGCCGTGGCCGGCTCGCGTGTGAACCACGCGAGCCCCGCCACGGCGCCGACGAGACCGATGGCGCCGCCCACCCGGCCGAGACGCACCGCGCGGCGCTCTGGTTTCGGTGCAGTCATGGTTCACTCAATCCATCGGGACTTCGAAGCAAGGAGCGACGATATGGTAGTTCGTCCCGCAGTTGGACGGGCCGCAGTCTTCGACGCACCAGCCCCTCTCCGACATGGAGCAGAGCCCATCCCCGCAGTAGTACGTGGGGGGCGGGGGCGGAGGCGGAGGAGGCGGCGGCGGGCAGTCGCCAGGGCAGATGGAGCTGTTCTCTCCCGCCTGGCAGGTGCCGTCGCCGCACGTCGCCTGGCCGCACGCCGGGGCGGAGGCGACGACCTGGCTGCTCGCCGACCACGCCGGATCCCAGTTCCACTTCTTGCGGAACGTCACGAAGACGAGCCGCACCCACGGCTCCACGTAGCCGTCCAGCGCCTTGGCCGAGACGTAGTGATCGAAGTCCCAGTGCAGGCGGCTGGCGATGTTGTCCGGCTCCTCGAAGAGCGCCGTCACCGTCGGGTTGTAGCTGGCGGTGATCAGGTTCACGCGCGCGTTCACGCCCGCGGCGACGATCCAGAAGTTCACCGAGATGCCGGCGCCGACCCATACGCCAGCGGTTGGGCTGACGCCGAAGGTGCCGCCGAGCAGCTTGCTGTCGTCGTGCTTCACGGGCGCCATCGAGAGCTTGGCGCCGACGTTGCCTCCAGCGTTGAATTTGAGGTTCACGGTGCCAGGGCCGAGGGGGATCACCACGGCGGCCTGGAAGAACGTCATGTTCTGCGCCCAGTTGAGCAGGTTGCCGACATCGGTCAGCTTGTTGACCTTCGGCATCGTCTTGACCACGGGCCACGACGAGCAGGATCGAGGCTGTGAACCCGCGCGGATCTGCGCCCCGGCCTGGTCGGGTCGCACGCTGGCCACCTGCTGGAAGTAGCTGCACCTGTCCTGGTTCTCTTTCTGGACCGGCAGCTTCGGGGGCGTGAAGCCCGTGGGGGTCTCGTTGGGGCTCATCTTGCCGCGGCGCCACACGTCGACGCCGAGCACGTTCAAGCGCACGTAGGCCTGCGTCACCTCGTCGGTCTGGGCGTGCGAGGCGCCGCCGAACACGGTCGATTCGAGCGCCGCTTCGGCCTTGATCACGTCACCCGAGAGGCCGGCGACGGTGGCGTTGACGGTGGCGTCGGCGCCGAGCTTGAGCTTCCAGTCCTTGTACTTGTGGAGGAAGCCCACGTTGGTCTTGAGCTTGAACCAGCCGTTGCGATCGCCGCTCTTGGGAGGGTCGGTCTTCTGCACGCTTCCCGCGCCGGCCCCCGAGCACGTCGATGCGGCGGGCGCGGGCGGGGTGCTGCTCGGCCCGGGGCCCGACCAGCCGTCATAGACGCCGATGGCTCCGCAGGTGGTGGTCGTGTAGTAGATGTACTCTTGCCCTGCCGGACATTCCTGGTCCGAGCCCTCCGGGATGAGGGAGGCTTCCGGGACGAGGTGCATGATGGGTTCGGCCGGGCAGTACCCGTTCTCGCAGGGCGAGGGCCTCCACTGTTGCTGGCAGCCCATGTGGGGCTGTCGGCAGGTCTGGTAGTAGGTCGACGCCTGCGTGCAGGCGGTGTCGCAAGCATCGGCAGGTGGTGAAGGGGGTGGGGGTGGAGGGGGTGGTGGCGGCGGCTCGTAGGGCGGCTGCGGGCCGGGCGGCTCGCACGGGCCATCGACGAGGTTGCCCTCGCCCGAGAGGTCCATTTGTTCCAGGCACAGGGGAGGGCGTGCCGCCCCGTGCTGTGCAATGAACAGCGTCGACCCGAGCGCTGCGGCGGAAACGGTGCAGACGTAGGTTCGCATACTGTTCCCAGGACACGGGGTTTTCCTAGGACAGTCAAGCCTGTCCGCTCCCTGCCGATCAGGGGGAGCTGGCCATCTGTTCGAGCAGGCGGCGGAGGGCCTGCTCGGCGCGGCGCTGGCGTTGCTCCTTCGGGAGCGCCTGGGCGGCGCGCAGGGCGGTGATGTCGTTGCAGAGGGGGGCCCGGTCGCCAGGGGGGAAGGTCTTGCAGAGCAGGTCGTGGGCGGCGGAGGCCTTCTCGGAGACGGCACCGTCGCGGTGCAGGATGCCCGCCACGTGGGTGATGAGGAGGGCGGCGGTCGCGAGCCGGGGGCTCACGTTCAGCCAGCGCTCGACGAACTCGGGCTGTTCGGTGAGGCGCGCGAGCAGATCCCAGCGGCTCTCTCGCTGCGCGAGATCGGTCATGAAGAGCATCACCTGCACGTGCCGGTTGAGGTCAGGGAGGTTCCGGGTCTCGGCGTGCAGGGCGAGCAGGTCGTCGACGGTGCCGTCGGCGAGGGTGAGGGAGGTGCAGTTGACGGCCACGCTGAGGGCATCGGCGCGGAGGGCCGGACCGATGGCAGGGGCGCGGCCGAGGGCGCGGGCGGCGCTGGTCAAGGTGGGGCTGCAGTGGCTCTCCTGCCGCTGGCGGGTGAGGAGCACGGCGGCGTCGTAGAGCAGGCCGTCGGTACGGAGCGCCTCCACGGCGCGGGTGAAGGCGTCGGGATCGTAGGTGCCCCGCTCGGCGGAGGTGAGGAACGCGTCGAGGTGGCGGAGCGTGCCGCACGCGGCCGACGCATTGCCCCGCCGCAAGCGGGGGAGCTTGGTCAAGGCGTCGGCGGCACGGAGGGAGAGGGCGAGGGGGTAGCCCTCGCAGGTGGGCTCTTCGTGGTGGCCGAGTTCCACCTTGGCGCTGGTGCACGGGAGCGGCTCGGCGAGGGCGGCGAGCGAACGCCGGGTCCTGGCGAGCAAGGGGGCGAACCCCGCGTGCGAGGCAAGGCCGAGCGGGCTGGTGTCGAGGATCTCGTTCACCTCTGCGTCGGTGGCCGTCCGCGGGATGAGCGGGCGGAGCACCGTCCACAGGTCGCCAGCGAGCAGGGGCTGCCCTGCCTCGGCGGCGAGCTGCGCGGTGAGGGCGAGCGTGCCGCGGGCGCTGCTGCCCCATGCTACCGGGTCGGCCTGGGCGTGGGCGCGATCGCCGAGGCGCAGGCCGAAGGTGAGCGTGCTGATGGCGCGTCGGGCAGCCGTGGCGCCGCGCTCTCGATCGCCGTCGAGGTAGTGGTAGGCCGCCGCGAGCGCGGCCAGGTGGACATAGTAGCTGGCGGTGTCCTCGGTCGCGGTGTCGCCGCCGTCGGGTTCGATCTGCACGGAGAGCGTGCCCTCGGGCTTCGCAGGCGTTCTCAGCCCCAGGCCGAGCTGAAAGGCGTTGCCGTTCTCGAGCAGCCCGCTGCCGTAGGAGATCTTGAAGCTGAGCGAGAGGACACGGGTCGCCGTCTTCTCGTCGTACCGGTAGGTGATGCGGGGGACGGTGAGGCCGCGCTGCTCGGCGTGGTCGAGGACGCCGTCGAGCGTCTTGCGGGCCTCGGCGTGCCTTCCTTGGCTGAACGCGTGGCCCGCCTCCAGGACCGACATGAAGGGGCCCGCGTCGACGCGGGTGCAGGTGTCGTCGGTCGCCGAGCGCATGCCCTCGGCGTAGGTCGAGGGATCGTAGGGCTTGCCGGACTTCGCCTTCCAGGCCTCGGCCAGGTAGTGGAGCATCCAGGTGGTGCGTGAGCCGCTCTTCTGCGCGAGGTCGAGGCTGGGCTTGAACAGGTCGTCTTCGCCGAGGGCCGAGTAGAGGAGCGTGACGAGGAGCCAGAGGTCGGCCTGGTCGCGCTGGCCTCGGTCGGTGAACGCTCTGGCATAGCCGAGGAGCAGCTCTCTCAGGTCGACGCTGCCCTGACCCTGCGGCATCTGCGCGAGTGCGTCGAAGAGGGCGACGCCGGCCGAGCCGTCGTGGGCGTCGTCGCGAAAGAAGGCGTGGAGGGTGGCGAGGGTGCGCGGGAGCAAGGCGCCGCTTTCCCGGGCGACCTCCTCCGGGCTCCTGGATTCGAGGATCGCGCGGGCGAGGCCGTAGGTGCTGGTGAGCGCGCCCGCGAGGGGGTGTTCGTTCCAGTCGCGCAGGCCGGCGGCGACGGTGGTCTGTGCGTCGGCCTTGGGGATCGAGAACGCGACGAGGGCGCGCGCGCCGGGACGGCCTTTCGGCCGAGGGCTCATCAGGTCCATGGCGTCGGAGAGCAGGACGGTGACCATCCGGGCCCGCCGGATCCAGGCGCCGTCGCCCGTGCGGTAGCGCGGGGAGAGGAGGATGCGGCGGCGCACGTCGCCGAGGCGGGCGAGGGCGCGGCGCATCGCCGGGGTGTACCTGGCGTCCTCGTCGGCGCAGGTGTCCGGCGCGGGGGGACTGTGGGCGAGCTTGGCGGAGCCGAGGGCGATGAGGCCGTCGGCGAAGGTGGTGAGGTCGTCGAGCAAGCCCGCGGGGGCGGGTTCGTCGGCGAGGCTGGCAAGGGCGCGCTGCAGGTCGTCGCGGGCCTTGCGTCGCTCTGCGGGGAAGCGGGCGACGTCGGTGAGGTCGGGGTCGAGCTGCTTGTCGACGCCGAGGGCGGCGTACCTTCCGAGGCTCGCTGCGAGCTGTCCGAGGCCGGGGAAGGGGAGGGCGGCGTCTGATGCGAGGGCGCGCGCCACCTGCGCAGCGGAGAAGGAGACGTCGGGCGCCTGGTCGGTGACGACCCGGTAGAGGGCGTCGGCGGCGTAGAGGCCGGCCACGTCCCAGCCGGTGCGCTTCGTCATGTCCCCACGCAGCTTGGCGGTGATGGCGCCCTGGAGGGCCGTGAAATGCGCCGTCTGGAGCGCAGGGGGATACGAGGTGCCGATGATCAGGCCGGAGAGCACGCCGTTCGCGACCTCTGCGGCGTCCTCTGCGGCGGCGAGCTTGCGCTGCACGCTGGTCTGGGTGAGGCCGGCCACGGCGTCGCGGAGCCGCTCGTCGCCGAGCGCGCCGGGCGCGTACGCGAGGAGGACGATGGAGAGGGTGCGGAAGCGCGCGGGTTCGGCAGCGGCGAGCTGCTTCAACGCGGTGAGGTGGGCGAGGCCGAGGTCGGTGACGCGCTTGTAGAGCGGTGTGTCCGAAAGGCTCAGGCCGTGCGCGTCGCCGCGCTGGAGCAGTAGGCGCGGAGCGATCGCCCACACCGTCCCGGTGGCGGTGGCGAGGTCGACCATGGATTCGTAGCGAGGGAGCCACGCGCTCAGGGGGAGCGAGCCAGCAGGAATCGACGTGTCGGGCGAGGTCGCCGGGGCGAGGGTGCTGGGCAAGGGCGCGAGCGCGCTGGCGAGGCGCGAGGCGAACATCAGATCGCGCGCGTCTTCCATCGGCGGGGCGAAGGGTGGGGCGCATCCGCGCACCTGGCCGTAGAAGCTGGTGATCGCCTCCTGTCGTTCGGGCCGTATGCCGCGCAGGACCGAGGCGCCTCGTGTCTTCCAGGCTTCATGCTCCTTCGAGGCGAGGTGTACGCGGAGGAGATCGGCGTAAGGGGTGGTCGTCGCGGTCGTGGTCGGCTCTGGAGGCGGAGGGGCGGGATCGCCGAGGGGTTCGAGGGCGACGCCGGCATTGGCGAGCAGGAAGAGGGCGTAGCGGGCCCGGAGCACGGGCTCGTCGTTGGGATCGCGTGTCGCGATCGCGGCGGCGAGGCGGTCGGCTGCGCGGGCGGCGTCGACGTAGTGGAAGGCGCCGGCGGCAGTGAAGGCCTCCCGGAGGGATGCGTCGAGGGAGGCGTCCTGGTCCAGCGAAGCGAGCGTCGGGTCGACCTGGAGGAGCGGCGGCAGCCCGACGAGGAAGGGCCGCAGGGGATCGGCAGGGAAGAGCTGGTGGACGGCGCGGCCGCGGACGTGGACCAGGAGGCCGAGCCCCGCCGCGTCGCCCAGGGCGAGGAGCAGCGCGTTCGCGTCGAGGTGGTCGGGGGCGGGGAGCTCGGGGGACTCGACCCAGCGTGCGCCGCGCGTGGCAGGGCGCTTCAGGCCGGTGGGCGCCGCGCCCTCCACGAGAATGGCGACGCCAGACGATCGAGGTTGCCCCTGTCCGGTCGCAGGAGGCAGCGCGCCGCGAAGGCGAACCCAGGGATCGGTCGCGTCTCTGGAGGCGCGGGCGTCGAGGTAGGCGCCGACGAGATCGTGGGTGGCGCGACCCTCGGCGAGGGCGATCCCGAGGGCGCGCTCGCAGGCGCCGAGATCCGAAGGATCGCAGCGTTGTCCACTGAACGAAGGCGCTTGCCCTGCGCTGGTCGCGCCGCAGGCCGTCACGCCGGAACCCAGTGCGGTGATGATGGCCATGGCACGCAGGCCAGCCGAGAGCGGACGAGGCAGCATGGGAAGCTACACCTTACACGAACCGACCGTCAGGCCGTGCCGCTAACCGCTGCGCGCGCTGGCGGCGACGTGATAGCTGGTGGGCATGCGAGCGCTGTCGGGCGAGGTGTCGGGTGGAGCGAGCGCGCCTCTGGAGACGCGCCTCGACCGCGCGTCGTCGCTCGGCGCCCCCGTGGCGCTGTCGGTGGCGCTGTCGCTGGCGCTCGCGGGCTGCGGGCGTGAGGACGGCAGCGTGTATTTCGGCTCGACCGAGCGCGTGGGCAAGGAGCCGACGACGCTCTACGTGGGCGGTAGCACCGAGCCCGAGTACCTGGATCCGGGCAAGTCGAACGACACGGCCTCCAGCGCGCTGATCAACCAGATGTTCGAGGGGCTGACCACCCACGGGCCGGGTGATCTGCGGCCCACGCAGGGGGTGGCGACGCACTACGAGAAGAGCGACGACAACCGGGTCTACCGCTTTCACTTGCGGCCCGAGGCGCGCTGGTCCGACGGCAAGCAGGTCACCGCCCACGACTTCGCCTATGCCTGGAAGCGCGCGCTCCGCCCAGCGACGGCCTCGGTGGCGGCCACCAACCTGCACGTGCTCAGGAACGGGGAGGTGTTCAACACGGGCGCGCTGAAGGCGACGCGGGACGACGTCGTGGTGCGAGCAGCGCCCGGGGAGGACGCGCCCGCGGTGATCACGCTGCCGCGGGGGACGTTCGTGGTGATCGTCGAAGCCTCCGCGGAGCGAGGAGCCGAGCCGTCGTCTTCATGGGCGAAGATCGCGCGGCTCCGCGGCGTGCCCACCTACGATCCGAGCCCCGTGCTGGAGGACGGGGGGGCGGCACCGTCGCCGATCGGGTTCGTGCCGAGGGTGGCGCTCGTGGAGGATGACCAGGCGGTCGGGGTGCGCGCGGTCGACGATCTGACCCTCGACGTGGAGCTGGAGCGCCCGACGCCGTACTTCCCGGAGCTGACCAGCGTGACCACGTTCCTGCCCGTCCGACGTGACGTGGTGGAGCCGTTCGAGCAGCGAGGGCAAGGAGAGCTGTGGTTCCGGCCCGAGAACATCGTGGTGAACGGGCCCTACGTGCTCGATGACTGGAAGTTCCGCTACGAGCTGACCCTGAAGAAGAACCCGGCGTACTGGGATCGCGAGCGGCTCGGGATCGAGCGCGCGGTGTGGATGTCGGTGGAGCAGGCCCACACGATGATGAACCTCTACAAGGTGGGCGACCTGGACTACCTCGGCGACAACACCTCGCCCCCGAACGAGTACCTGGAATCGCTCTCGACGAAGAAGGACTTCCGTCGGTTCAGGACGATGTCGACGTACTGGTACGAGTTCAACGTGCGCAAGCCGCCGG is part of the Chondromyces crocatus genome and encodes:
- a CDS encoding HEAT repeat domain-containing protein; its protein translation is MTAPKPERRAVRLGRVGGAIGLVGAVAGLAWFTREPATAASHASQARPPQATAATVTGARKLRWKVGATRRYEVTSSSKLRVDAGALLDPSVKVPPQTLKVDIEGSYRLDVIAEQQEHAIVRAALTPRKIRIEVPGEPVVTDQGSLGARMRALLATPLVLRISRTGRIEGVRMPQGLTTEQNVALALKQIPAAMQVVFPSTAGMHRWEGIQQDVTGEFLAGYVVEGNAVTIEKRRYLAVASPQGRMTVGADLGVTPRSTLTIEVDDDGWARTSTAEERLDLTYGGPGVKERGGVNARHDGRLVVTWSETTAEGATDEGVVNWRELDEHPLSHVFPQDAGADDPRPLAELLRDLKAVSALKSEDERSRESAALLQAITERLLRDPGAARALLDLLLRPGELDPEEAGVLIGALGSSGTPASQEALGKIITNDALSTEMHVRAMTQLAFVKTPTEDALSAVRQTMGSTNDEERSTSRLILGAMARSMGTESGAGEVRTLIDQYEKASSLDEQLLLLSALGNTGSPDALPLILRALGSERPSMRLEAVRALRFMPPGVADTAIDRVLHLEESEEVRKGAVFALSFRDLVRHASIIGTVLSRDVSTTVRLAVVNLLGAAMDKYEPARAILTSVATADPDADIRSAAAAFLQSATPRRP
- a CDS encoding peptide ABC transporter substrate-binding protein, with protein sequence MRALSGEVSGGASAPLETRLDRASSLGAPVALSVALSLALAGCGREDGSVYFGSTERVGKEPTTLYVGGSTEPEYLDPGKSNDTASSALINQMFEGLTTHGPGDLRPTQGVATHYEKSDDNRVYRFHLRPEARWSDGKQVTAHDFAYAWKRALRPATASVAATNLHVLRNGEVFNTGALKATRDDVVVRAAPGEDAPAVITLPRGTFVVIVEASAERGAEPSSSWAKIARLRGVPTYDPSPVLEDGGAAPSPIGFVPRVALVEDDQAVGVRAVDDLTLDVELERPTPYFPELTSVTTFLPVRRDVVEPFEQRGQGELWFRPENIVVNGPYVLDDWKFRYELTLKKNPAYWDRERLGIERAVWMSVEQAHTMMNLYKVGDLDYLGDNTSPPNEYLESLSTKKDFRRFRTMSTYWYEFNVRKPPVNDARVRRALNMALDKQQIIDKILRGGQLRATHYVPDYTGSGYAQQAEEDQQRGEDPFAAPDLQFDPSRARALLTEAGYPVEADGAGYKARGFPALELLYNTHEGHKQIAIAVQDMLRRHLGVSITLRNEEWKVMLKNVRDGHFQMVRFGWNGEYNHPHTWMATFLSSSPQNRTGWADKELDELVRVAAATADPVESIRLYRKAEARVLESMPKMPVYFFTKATLLKPWVKGFHPNARSMQLLKWLWIDPDWRSSPERNEVVAPPFELPAPGRLAPRAEGRP